A stretch of DNA from Candidatus Bathyarchaeia archaeon:
ACGCTTAAAAACAAAACGTATAAGCAAGACAGAAGCTGTTAAAAGCCTAGTGCCATACGATCTGCCAACCCGCATAGGACCATCAGACTATGTGCCTTTTCTGGGGAACAAGAAAATATGTTATATATGGCTTAAAGGGAGAAAGTTCGGCGACAGACCACTAACAATAACCGTTAAGCTGGAGGTGGAAGATTCGCCCAACAGCGCCGGAGTGGTCATAGACGTGATAAGGGCTGTAAAATTGGCATTAGACAGAAAAATAGCTGGACCACTAATAAGCATATCATCATACGCCTTCAAACACCCACCGGTGCAAGTCCCAGATCCAATCGCGAAAGAATGGGTAGAGGAATATATTAGGAGCAAGCGGGAACGCTAAAAGATTTTTAGTCCAGTTTCTCCAAAGCGGAAAGAACGCCACAGACGGCTGAAATCCACCTTAAGTAGGCGTTTAGGGCTGCCCGCAAAGCCACAGTATCCCTCGCCTCAACAGCCAAAACCAGAAAAGTGTTTTCAATTTTTAAGTCTGCTTTAGAGCGGGTTGTGGCTGGTTTTGCAGTTTCCGGCATAAGTGCCTCATAAACTATTTTCAAATCTCTTTTTGAGGGGAGTTTTAGGCGAATAACGGCTTTAGCCTTCATGACCCGTCAAGTCCCAGATAAGATGAGATATTCTTATCCTTGGACCTATTTCCACATTTTCTGGAAGAAGCCTAAAAGTCGCCACTATTTCCCCTGCCGGATTAATGGTTGTTTGCATTATGGCACTATAGCCCCTATACTCATCCTCGCTAGAGACTACGGGAACACCGAAGAACTCTGATAATGCCTTTTCCAGCCTACCAACCTCTTGAGATTGTTTTGGCGATGATACTATAGCAACGGATTTTATTCTCCTCCCTCTTGGCATGGTTTGAAATTCTCTGCGAAGCTTTACACCCCTTAAATATACCAGTGGAGGTATTGGTTGCAGCTTGCCGTTCACACGATAAAGCTCTATTTTTCCAGGACCGCCCTTCCAACGGTCGACAATAGCCACTTTTTCTGCGCCGAGCTCTATGGCTTTTGCAGCTACACCTTCAAGGCTCAATTTTCCGCGATTTATCCTCAGAATGTCTGGAAAGGTATGCGAGAGGTCTTTGCAGAATGTTCTTATGCCCTTTGTTGGTCTCCGAGAAGTTGTTAAAAGTATCAAGATTTCAGCCTATTCTTCTTCCGCTGCTGTTGAAGCCTCAACCTCTTCTACCGGAGCACCTTTAGCAACACGTTTAGCCACTATGCCAAGCTTCGTCGCTGGAGTGTAAGCGCCACCAGTGAAAGTAAAACCACATTTTCTGCATTTCCAGACACCAACGCTCACACGCTTAACTCTTGGAAGCCCACATTGGGGGCATTTGTGGCTCTTCCTCATTTCAGTAACTATTTTTATGTAGCGCTTTCTAACAGTGGCTCCGTATCGTGGTCCCAAGCCTCTTGTTGGACCAACCTTCTTTGTTCTTTTCCCCATCTTTTCACCACCCTAACTTTTTCCTAATTTCTGCGGCTTTTTCTCTGGCAATCTGGACGGCCTCAAACACCTGTTTGGGCGTGAAGTATCCGCTTCCGCCCTTCTGGACAGCACATATGTTGCCGTCATCATCTGTCGTGATGGTCAGTCTTGCATCCATGATTTGTTCCTCTTCAAGCCAAGGGTCCACAACAAGCTTGTCATTTATCTTTGCAAAAGTTACCGATACTGGATGCCTTCTAACAGGAAGCGTCGTATACCCGGGCTTAATTTTTATCTCGCCCCCTTCAACCTCATAGTTAAACATCTTTGTATTGAGAAGTGCAGCCATCGCGGCTAATGATGATGCGTCAATTAGGTTTCCATCATGGTTAAGCACGTAAATGTCCACAAATATTACAAAGACTTTCTTTCCCGGCGTTATGCAGAGCTTATCCAGCTCAATGGCTTTAGACTCCCTAATCCCTCGATCAACAACCCTTGCTAATTCTATTGAGTTTTCATCTGGCGGTCCAGGCTCAAAGGTCGGCGACGCCAAGGGCACAAGTTCAGCGTTTACAGTTAGTACTCCCTCGTTGGGCGTGTCTAGAAACGGCTCTCCGGTTTCAATTTTGACCCCAGCCATAACCTCTGTTTTTCCAAGGAGAACTCTAGCGGAGCCCTCAGCCCTTTCAATTATCCCTTGCTCCACTTTTATCTCCCTATAATCATTTAGGCCTCTGCCGTCAAGCCTCTTTCCCTTGGCGATTAACTGCGCGATTTGCTTCTGTTTAACGCGGACAACTATTGTTGACATCACTCTTCAACCTCCTTAACGCTGACGTATTTTGCTTTTAAGGCTTCCTTTTGCATGGTGTAGATTTTCTTGCAACCTTCAATGGCGAGGTTGACAGCCTTCTCAAACTCCTCTGGCGTTAGGATCCCATCCATTTGTAGAAGTGTTATAACGCCTAAGTTCGGCATATAGGCCACTGGAACATCCGCTGAGCCAACTTTATCCTCAACATCCATCAAATCCAAAACTATCGTGTCCTCAACTTTTCCAGCTGAGCATGCGACAACTAGGTCGCGCATAGGTATTCCAGCATCCGCCAATGCTAATGAAGCTGCCGTTATGCTTGTGCATCTTGTGCTTCCATCCGCCTGTAACACTTCAACAAAAACATCTGTGGCTGTGCGCGGGTAATATTCAACGAAGATGGCTGGCTCAATAGCCTCTCTAATAACCTTCGACAGTTCTATCTCCCTCCTAGAGGGCGCTGGAGATTTGCGCTCCTGAACAGAGAAAGGCGCCATATGATAGCGGCACCTCAAAACCATGCGGTCCGGCAAAGCCATATGTTTAGGATGCAGCTCTTTCGGACCGTAAACTGCGGCTAAAATTTTGTTTTTCCCCTGTTCAATGTAGGCCGAACCATCAGCGTTTGATAAGACGCCAACCTCAATTTTTATTGGTCTAAGCTCGTCAGGCTTTCTCCCATCAAGTCTTAAACCCTTTTTATCAATTAATTTTTCAGGTTTTTGACTCATTTTAACTACCTCCTCTCTTCTCTTTTTCCTTCTTAATCATCTGGGATATGCGGTCCGTTAACCCGGTTGTGTGGGATTCCTCCTCAATCTTGTGGATTGCCATCATGGCCAACTCCTCATCCTCCAAGTTCTTTCCAGTGATTAGTATGATTCCATTATGACCCAAAATTATGTGGCAACCAGTCTCCTGCTTTATCATGGATATCATTGAACCCTTCTTCCCAATGACGCGGGGAATTTTCGTAGGCGTTATCTTCACTATTTGCCCACGGGTAATTTTTCCAAGTCCCGGCTCATCAACGCTTAATTGTGGATTGTGAGTTCTATCATAGGAGACTATTTTTGCCACAACAAGGTCTCCAACGTCCAGCACTTCGGTCAAATCGTTTTTCTGAGGCTTGAATGGCCTATTAAGAACATCTGAAGCCCTTAATATGGCTAGATACGGCGCATTAATATCAACGGTCCATCCGCTGAATCCAACCTCAACCACTGTTCCTATAACTGTGTCACCTACCCTTGGGATATAGAAGGCCCTTAGGGCAACAACACTTACCCTTTTATCCTCGTACTCCACAAGCCCTATTCTTGCGGCATAAATTCTGTTGTCCTCTTTATACGTGTTTTCGCCGGCTATGTAGTCGCCTTCAGCAAGCAGGTCGCCGGGAGTCACAATCTGTCTTCTTTCAAAAAATGTCGGCATAAAACACACACTCAAAATTTAAACCATAGATTAGGATATTACTTTCGCCTCAGCGTTTCCCTTCGTTACCTCTCCAATCTTCTCGAGGAATGGCCCATAAAGGCCAGCGGGCATTTCAAGAACCCCTTGCCATGAACCGTCAGCCCGCCATTCTTCACGTTTTATCGTCCCAAAGGCTTTTAGAGTCCCATAAGCTCTTGCCGCATATTCGGCTGGTATGTGCACGCTGACGGACACCTGCTCCATTTTTAGTGGCAGAATCTGCCTCAGCAACTTTATTACCTCTCTTGCCTGCTCCTCCGTGGGCTTGAATGGGTCTATTGAATAATGGATTTGCTCCATGGCTTGCTCAATACGCAGTGGCGGGTGCGGAAGATTCGTCCGCGGGTCTACACACTGCTTCGATATGAAAGCTATTATTTGCCTCCGCTTTTCCTCAATCATTTTTCTGCGCTGTTCTGTTGTGAGTTGTAATGTACCCCTTTTTATGATTATATCCGCCACTTTAAGGGGGTCTGTTGTTCCGAAGGCTTTGCGTATTGCTTCTTCGGAGACCTTTGTGCCTTTGTTTGCATCCGAAAATATTGTTTCAGCAACTAAGACATCGGTTATTGAGGATATTTTGCCCAGACGGTAGTCAAGCGCCTTGTCTGGCTTAACGAGAACCTCGAAGTGCTCATTATCCTTTGTAATACGTGCAACAGTATATTTTTCACTCATCCCCTCTTCACTTGCCTGAAACAAACTTCTTCACATAACTCTCGACTTTCTCGTCGCTGAGCATTTCCATCTTCTTTGTCGCCGATGGAATAACAGCAATCTTTATCCTTGGCGGAAGCTGCCTAGTCTCAAGAGCCTTAACCAAACATTTAACTGCAAGTTTTATGGCATCTTCGAGGCTCATGTCCTCGCGGTACTCTTCCTTCAAAATGTTCATGACTGTTTCTCTTCCAGCGCCAACGGCCGTGGCTTTATGTCCCTTATATGTTCCGCTGGGATGCGTTATAAAAAGGCGGTTTCCAGTTTTGTCGACCCCTCCAAATATTAAGGAAACGCCGAAGGGTCTGACACCAGCGTGCTGTGTGTAAAGCTGCTGTATGTCGCATATGCGTTTAGTTACAACTTCAACGTCTATTGGTTCATCATAGGTTAACCTATTACTCTGTGCATAAATCCGCGCCTGGTCTATTAAAACTCTTGCGTCTGAGCTTAAACCAACTATTGCTGCGCCAATATGCTCGTCAATCTTGAAGATCTTCCACGAAGAACCAGTTTCCTCAAGGGGCTCAACGGTTTCCTCAGCCCCCAAAACAACACCTTCAGAACACTTTATCCCCAAAATAGTTGCTCCACGGTTAACAAGTTCCATGGCATACTCAACTTGGAAAAGCCTACCATCCGGTGAGAAAACGGTTATGGCACGGTCATATGCCCCCGGAGCTGCAAACACCGACATCAACATCAACCTCACATTTCACGCTAACTAGACACTTGCAGAACACTCATATAACAACTT
This window harbors:
- a CDS encoding KEOPS complex subunit Pcc1 — protein: MKAKAVIRLKLPSKRDLKIVYEALMPETAKPATTRSKADLKIENTFLVLAVEARDTVALRAALNAYLRWISAVCGVLSALEKLD
- a CDS encoding 50S ribosomal protein L37ae, whose product is MGKRTKKVGPTRGLGPRYGATVRKRYIKIVTEMRKSHKCPQCGLPRVKRVSVGVWKCRKCGFTFTGGAYTPATKLGIVAKRVAKGAPVEEVEASTAAEEE
- the rrp42 gene encoding exosome complex protein Rrp42; its protein translation is MSTIVVRVKQKQIAQLIAKGKRLDGRGLNDYREIKVEQGIIERAEGSARVLLGKTEVMAGVKIETGEPFLDTPNEGVLTVNAELVPLASPTFEPGPPDENSIELARVVDRGIRESKAIELDKLCITPGKKVFVIFVDIYVLNHDGNLIDASSLAAMAALLNTKMFNYEVEGGEIKIKPGYTTLPVRRHPVSVTFAKINDKLVVDPWLEEEQIMDARLTITTDDDGNICAVQKGGSGYFTPKQVFEAVQIAREKAAEIRKKLGW
- the rrp41 gene encoding exosome complex exonuclease Rrp41, which produces MSQKPEKLIDKKGLRLDGRKPDELRPIKIEVGVLSNADGSAYIEQGKNKILAAVYGPKELHPKHMALPDRMVLRCRYHMAPFSVQERKSPAPSRREIELSKVIREAIEPAIFVEYYPRTATDVFVEVLQADGSTRCTSITAASLALADAGIPMRDLVVACSAGKVEDTIVLDLMDVEDKVGSADVPVAYMPNLGVITLLQMDGILTPEEFEKAVNLAIEGCKKIYTMQKEALKAKYVSVKEVEE
- the rrp4 gene encoding exosome complex RNA-binding protein Rrp4, encoding MCFMPTFFERRQIVTPGDLLAEGDYIAGENTYKEDNRIYAARIGLVEYEDKRVSVVALRAFYIPRVGDTVIGTVVEVGFSGWTVDINAPYLAILRASDVLNRPFKPQKNDLTEVLDVGDLVVAKIVSYDRTHNPQLSVDEPGLGKITRGQIVKITPTKIPRVIGKKGSMISMIKQETGCHIILGHNGIILITGKNLEDEELAMMAIHKIEEESHTTGLTDRISQMIKKEKEKRGGS
- a CDS encoding ribosome assembly factor SBDS encodes the protein MSEKYTVARITKDNEHFEVLVKPDKALDYRLGKISSITDVLVAETIFSDANKGTKVSEEAIRKAFGTTDPLKVADIIIKRGTLQLTTEQRRKMIEEKRRQIIAFISKQCVDPRTNLPHPPLRIEQAMEQIHYSIDPFKPTEEQAREVIKLLRQILPLKMEQVSVSVHIPAEYAARAYGTLKAFGTIKREEWRADGSWQGVLEMPAGLYGPFLEKIGEVTKGNAEAKVIS
- the psmA gene encoding archaeal proteasome endopeptidase complex subunit alpha, with protein sequence MSVFAAPGAYDRAITVFSPDGRLFQVEYAMELVNRGATILGIKCSEGVVLGAEETVEPLEETGSSWKIFKIDEHIGAAIVGLSSDARVLIDQARIYAQSNRLTYDEPIDVEVVTKRICDIQQLYTQHAGVRPFGVSLIFGGVDKTGNRLFITHPSGTYKGHKATAVGAGRETVMNILKEEYREDMSLEDAIKLAVKCLVKALETRQLPPRIKIAVIPSATKKMEMLSDEKVESYVKKFVSGK